A single window of Mustela erminea isolate mMusErm1 chromosome 4, mMusErm1.Pri, whole genome shotgun sequence DNA harbors:
- the LOC116587951 gene encoding uncharacterized protein LOC116587951: MDRVSPRNRWEGSRRAGLEDTARGAALLPPVSAGPLHAHEGGRCSLAVPRWVCLLPVGHCAPAAHLPLPPRTFGLRLHPLGGRPPPHPQALRPRVTPVSLDHASFPIPSRRCSSWLPVALLLVSSNPESRGDRTQFGNDARPSPSAAGGSRSLGVFSGLVIPSACRVLRSERRLGSPCPCALSAPQPLRGYEANKQTNKQTQNTQIPKARKPNTVFLGTRAALPSHPLGDPLRWSVCAESSAVLREMLRNAACSFSPNASPGVSLKSSHVSWKSLVSGVWTFLPEKTALVWPSTSLPQLRPGKRIPRPCGFLVCLKLTLTHRDFGLIDSPFAI; encoded by the coding sequence ATGGACAGGGTGAGTCCGCGCAACAGATGGGAGGGGTCTCGAAGGGCAGGTTTGGAAGACACTGCGCGGGGGGCTGCCCTCCTCCCGCCTGTGTCCGCCGGACCCCTGCATGCCCACGAGGGTGGCCGCTGCAGCCTGGCTGTGCCCCGCTGGGTCTGCCTCCTGCCCGTGGGCCACTGTGCACCTGccgcccacctgcctctgccaccCCGCACTTTCGGGCTCAGGCTCCACCCACTGGGGGGGCgtccccccccacacccacaaGCCTTGCGGCCCAGGGTGACCCCAGTGTCTCTGGACCACGCGtccttccccattccttcccGAAGATGCTCATCCTGGCTTCCTGTGGCCCTGCTGTTGGTTTCGTCCAACCCGGAGTCCAGGGGAGATCGGACCCAGTTTGGAAATGACGCAAGACCCTCCCCTTCAGCGGCAGGAGGGTCCCGCTCCCTGGGCGTGTTCTCAGGGCTCGTGATCCCATCTGCGTGCCGGGTCCTTCGCTCGGAGAGGAGGCTGGGTTCTCCGTGTCCGTGTGCCTTGtcagcccctcagcccctccGTGGGTATGAggccaacaaacaaacaaacaaacaaactcaaaacACCCAAATCCCCAAAGCCAGAAAACCCAACACTGTTTTTCTTGGGACCCGGGCGGCACTGCCTTCTCATCCCCTCGGCGACCCCTTACGTTGGTCTGTTTGTGCCGAGTCTTCAGCTGTACTTAGGGAAATGTTGAGGAACGCAGCCTGTTCCTTTTCCCCAAACGCAAGTCCGGGGGTTTCCTTGAAGAGCTCCCACGTCTCCTGGAAGTCTCTGGTCTCTGGAGTTTGGACCTTTCTGCCCGAGAAGACTGCGCTTGTGTGGCCCTCCACGTCCCTCCCACAGCTGCGTCCCGGCAAGCGAATTCCGCGCCCGTGCGGGTTCCTGGTGTGTTTGAAGCTTACATTAACTCACCGTGATTTTGGCTTAATTGACTCACCTTTTGCCATTTAA
- the TTLL2 gene encoding LOW QUALITY PROTEIN: probable tubulin polyglutamylase TTLL2 (The sequence of the model RefSeq protein was modified relative to this genomic sequence to represent the inferred CDS: inserted 3 bases in 3 codons) encodes MAEDRAPGPAGKPLVFRVDDSTPEAVPSVLLERGWDKFEQGGQDVEDRSLYRSAPSFRVAEHADNEPWQRLNHHPGTTRLTRNDHLARHLRHMKKTYGAALDEFVPLAFVMPNDYSKFVAEYFREKPGAGGARSCWICKPAERSRGRGILLFRDIKDLVFDDTYVVQKYICNPLLVGRYKCDLRIYACVTGFQPLTIYIYQEGSVRFAMEKVDLGNLRNSHAHLTNSSISKCGXSYVKVKEVVGHGSMWTFSRFFSYLRSWDVDDLLLRQKINHVVILTVLAIAPSVPVAANCFELFGFDILVDDNLKPWLLEVNFSPALSIDCSADASVKRKLIHDTIELTYLRSLRNQRAEPRDGAKGRRSVSLAKLHAGGLSKPGSVRSSESLLQRTGRTLKDESAVKKALKIGPENKHASQPREMASRKKDLLLSTKEXPRTKPELTRRHSTSHKTLLLFMSLSQSCVGKTGVSPCAPSXQQQVPGLQAGNFVLIFPFNEATFGASRDGLNVRSIIQELQKLMKSSIPTWCTWKQKEGDGL; translated from the exons ATGGCAGAGGACAGAGCTCCAGGGCCCGCCGGGAAGCCGCTGGTGTTTCGCGTTGACGACAGCACCCCAGAAGCGGTGCCGAGCGTCCTGCTGGAGCGGGGGTGGGACAAGTttgagcagggagggcaggacgTGGAAGACCGGAGCCTGTACCGGAGCGCCCCCTCCTTCCGCGTGGCCGAGCACGCCGACAACGAACCCTGGCAACGTCTCAACCACCACCCGGGCACCACCCGGCTCACCAGGAACGACCACCTGGCCAGACACCTGAGGCACATGAAGAAGACGTACGGCGCGGCCCTGGACGAGTTCGTCCCCCTGGCGTTCGTGATGCCCAACGACTACAGCAAGTTCGTGGCCGAGTACTTCAGGGAGAAGCCGGGGGCGGGCGGCGCGCGGAGCTGCTGGATCTGCAAGCCGGCGGAGCGCTCCCGCGGGAGGGGCATCCTCCTCTTCAGGGACATCAAAGACTTAGTCTTCGACGACACCTACGTCGTGCAGAAATACATCTGCAACCCTCTGCTCGTGGGCAGGTACAAATGCGACCTCCGCATCTACGCGTGTGTCACCGGCTTTCAGCCTCTGACCATTTACATCTACCAGGAGGGGTCAGTGCGGTTCGCCATGGAGAAGGTCGACCTCGGGAACCTGCGGAACAGCCATGCGCATCTGACCAACAGCAGCATCAGTAAGTGCG CCTCGTACGTGAAGGTCAAGGAAGTGGTTGGCCACGGCAGCATGTGGACCTTCAGCAGGTTCTTCTCTTACCTCCGCAGCTGGGACGTGGACGACCTGCTCCTGCGGCAGAAGATCAACCACGTGGTGATTCTCACGGTGCTCGCCATCGCGCCCTCGGTGCCCGTCGCGGCCAACTGCTTCGAGCTCTTTGGCTTTGATATTTTGGTCGATGACAACTTGAAACCATGGCTTCTGGAGGTCAACTTCAGCCCCGCCCTGTCCATAGACTGCTCGGCGGACGCATCCGTGAAGAGGAAACTTATCCATGACACCATCGAGCTGACTTACTTACGCAGTCTAAGAAACCAGAGGGCAGAACCGCGTGACGGTGCCAAGGGGAGACGCAGCGTCTCCCTCGCCAAGCTGCACGCGGGCGGACTCAGCAAGCCTGGCAGCGTGCGCTCCTCTGAGTCCCTCTTACAGCGGACGGGTAGAACTTTGAAGGATGAATCTGCCGTGAAGAAAGCCCTAAAAATAGGCCCTGAAAATAAACATGCGTCCCAGCCGAGGGAAATGGCGAGCCGGAAGAAGGACCTGCTTCTGTCCACAAAAG CCCCCAGGACCAAGCCAGAGCTAACGCGGAGACACTCGACCTCTCATAAGACGCTCCTTCTGTTCATGTCGCTCAGTCAGTCGTGCGTGGGCAAGACCGGCGTCTCCCCGTGCGCCCCCT CACAGCAGCAGGTGCCGGGTCTCCAAGCAGGGAATTTCGtgctcatttttcctttcaatgaAGCGACTTTCGGAGCATCTAGGGACGGATTAAATGTCAGAAGCATAATCCAAGAGCTCCAGAAACTCATGAAGAGCAGCATCCCCACGTGGTGCACATGGAAGCAAAAAGAAGGTGACGGGCTTTGA